The window TCGATGATGCCGTTCTGCGCCTCCTGGCCTTGCGGCAACGTCATTTGCTACAAGCCCTCGGCGCCCGGGGCCATGCCGCCATGGAGAGCATCCGGCTCACCACGCCCCAGGATCAGACCTGGCGCGAAGGTAAACTGCCCGAAGCCCTGCACAAAGCCCGCGCCCATCCGCAATGGTCGTCGCTCAATAAGGGCGCGAAGCTGAACCAGCCTGAGCGGCAGGAGCAGATCGAGGAGCTGGCCAAAGCCCTGTAGGAGCTCCCGAAGGCTGCGAAAGCGGTGTGTCAGGCATAACGCTTTCGCTACAGGATTGCGGCGCTTCACGATTGTGGTGTCAGGCATCAACCTGGTGGGAGTGAATTCATTCGCGAAAGGGCCGGTGCAGCCGACAGAGATTCCGTGTGTGAACCACCGCATTCGCGAATGAATTCGCTCCCACGGGGTTTGGCACCAGCTCCCTGTCGCATGAATCTGTAGGAGCTGCCGAAGGCTGCGAAAGCGGTGTGTCAGGCATAACGGCTTCGCAGCCTTCGGCAGCTCCTACAGGATTGCGGCAGTGCACGATTGTGGTGTCAGGCATCAACCTGGTGGGAGCGAATTCATTCGCGAAAGGGCCGGTGCAGCCGACAGAGATTCCGTGTGTGAACCACCGCATTCGCGAATGAATTCGCTCCCACGGGGTTTGGCACCAGCTCCCTGTCGCATGAATCTGTAGGAGCTGCCGAAGGCTGCGAAAGCGGTGTGTCAGGCATAACGGCTTCGCAGCCTTCGGCAGCTCCTACAGGATTGCGGCAGTGCACGATTGTGGTGTCAGGCATCAACCTGGTGGGAGCGAATTCATTCGCGAAAGGGCCGGTGCAGCCAACAGAGATTCCGTGTGTGAACCACCGCATTCGCGAATGAATTCGCTCCCACGGGGTTTGGCACCAGCTTCCTGTCGCATGAATCTGTAAGAGCTGCCGAAGGCTGCGAAAGCGGTGTATCAGGCATAACGCCTTCGCAGCCTTCGGCAGCTCCTACGGGGCCTCGCCCGTCCACCACCAGTCGCTTCGACAATTTTTGATTACTCGATTCCCCCGTACACCGGTATCATCGCGCGCCCGATACACCCGGAACCGTATTCCCCATGAAACCGACCTTGATCGCCGCCGCAGAACTCGACCGTATCGATACCTGGGCCAAATACTCCAGCCATATGTGCGGAGGCTGTATCTCCAGCTGCTGCACGCTGCCTGTTGAAGTGAAGATCAAGGATCTGATCCGCATCGGCATCGTGGATGACTTCGAACGCGGTGAGCCCGCCAAGAACATCGCCAAGCGTTTGCAGAAGGAAGGCATCGTAGAGCGCTATAACCAGAAGTCCGAGATCTTCACGTTGCAGCGCATGAGCAACAACGACTGCCTGTATCTGGATCGTAAAAGCCGTATGTGCACCATCTACGACAAGCGTCCAGACACCTGCCGCAACCACCCCAAGATCGGCCCGCGCCCAGGCTACTGCGCCTACAAGCCCAAGGATGTGGTGCGCCAGGCCAGCGGTACATTGAAGAACAACACCAGCGTGCCGTTTCCAAAGTTTTAAATCATCCCGCACGCCCCCCCGTGGGAGCGAATTCATTCGCGAAGAGGCCGGTACAGTCAGCAGATTTCCGTCGGCCGAAATACCGTCTTCGCGAATGAATTCGCTCCCACAGGGGTGAACAGATCCTCATATTCCACACAAACAAAAACGCCCCCGATCTTGCGATCGGGGGCGTTTTGTTTTTAGCCGACTAACTGATCAATCAGTTGCCCGACTTCTTGGCAGCGCGAGTACGCTCGCTTTCGCCAAGGATTTTCTTACGCAGGCGAATCGACTTTGGAGTCACTTCGCACAATTCGTCTTCTTGAACGAATTCCAGCGCTTGTTCCAGGGTGAAACGGATAGGCGGAACCAGAGCGATGGTTTCGTCTTTACCGGAAGCACGCATGTTGTCGAGCTTCTTACCCTTGGTTGGGTTTACACCCAGGTCGTTGTCGCGGCTGTTGATGCCGACGATCTGACCTTCGTACACGTCTTCGCCGTGGCCCAGGAACAGCTTGCCACGTGCCTGCAGAGTTTCCAGGGAGTAGGTCAGCGCCTTGCCGGTCGCAACCGAAACCAGAACGCCGTTCTGACGGCCGGACATGTCGCCCGACTTCATCACGTCGTAACGGTCGAAGATCGAGGTCAGGATGCCAGCACCGGAAGTCAGAGTCAGGAACTCGTTACGGAAACCGATCAAGCCACGAGCCGGGATGTTGTACTCAAGGCGAACACGGCCTTTGCCATCCGGAACCATGTTGGTCAGGTCGCCCTTACGGATACCGATCTGTTCCATGATCGAGCCTTGGGACTCTTCCGGCAGGTCGATGGTGACGTTTTCGAACGGTTCGTGCTTAACGCCGTCAACCATACGGATGATCACTTCTGGACGACCAACACCCATTTCGAAGCCTTCGCGACGCATGGTTTCGATCAGTACCGAGAGGTGAAGCTCGCCACGGCCCGAGACCTTGAACTTGTCAGCGGTGTCGCCTTCTTCAACGCGCAGTGCAACGTTGTACAGCAGCTCTTTATCCAGACGTTCCTTGATGTTACGGGAAGTCACGAACTTGCCTTCTTTACCGCAGAAAGGCGAGTCGTTTACCTGGAAAGTCATGGAAACGGTAGGTTCGTCAACGGTCAGCGGCTTCATCGCTTCAACGTTCTGTGGGTCGCACAGGGTGTCGGAGATGAACAGCTCTTCGAAGCCGCTGATGCAGACGATGTCGCCGGCAGCAGCTTCTTCAACGTCTACACGGTGCAGACCGTGGTGACCCATCAACTTCAGAATACGACCATTACGGCGCTTGCCGTT of the Paucimonas lemoignei genome contains:
- a CDS encoding Fe-S-oxidoreductase — protein: MKPTLIAAAELDRIDTWAKYSSHMCGGCISSCCTLPVEVKIKDLIRIGIVDDFERGEPAKNIAKRLQKEGIVERYNQKSEIFTLQRMSNNDCLYLDRKSRMCTIYDKRPDTCRNHPKIGPRPGYCAYKPKDVVRQASGTLKNNTSVPFPKF
- the typA gene encoding GTP-binding protein TypA — translated: MIENLRNIAIIAHVDHGKTTLVDKLLRQSGTLERGELNDERVMDSNDQEKERGITILAKNTAINWNGYHINIVDTPGHADFGGEVERVMSMVDSVLLLVDAQDGPMPQTRFVTKKAFEAGLRPIVVINKVDRPGARPDWVLDQIFDLFDNLGATEEQLDFKVVYASALNGIAGLDHSDMAEDMTPLYQSIVDNVPAPAVDRDGPFQMQISALDYNSFLGIIGVGRIARGKVKPNTQVVAIDANGKRRNGRILKLMGHHGLHRVDVEEAAAGDIVCISGFEELFISDTLCDPQNVEAMKPLTVDEPTVSMTFQVNDSPFCGKEGKFVTSRNIKERLDKELLYNVALRVEEGDTADKFKVSGRGELHLSVLIETMRREGFEMGVGRPEVIIRMVDGVKHEPFENVTIDLPEESQGSIMEQIGIRKGDLTNMVPDGKGRVRLEYNIPARGLIGFRNEFLTLTSGAGILTSIFDRYDVMKSGDMSGRQNGVLVSVATGKALTYSLETLQARGKLFLGHGEDVYEGQIVGINSRDNDLGVNPTKGKKLDNMRASGKDETIALVPPIRFTLEQALEFVQEDELCEVTPKSIRLRKKILGESERTRAAKKSGN